The Populus trichocarpa isolate Nisqually-1 chromosome 11, P.trichocarpa_v4.1, whole genome shotgun sequence genome has a segment encoding these proteins:
- the LOC18102981 gene encoding TIR-only protein — protein MQQRSASTAKNLVRKIWNHHNQIQSLRRPPCDVFINHRCIDTKRTISGLLFDHLSRLRLHPFLDSKNMRPGDKLFDSIDRAIHECKVGIAVFSPRYCESYFCLHELALLMETKKRVIPIFCDVKPSQLHVKDNGRCPPKELQRFAYALEEAKYTVGLTFDTLEGDWSKFLTTAAEAVVHNLIEVDGEETHKERKYFMKNYF, from the exons ATGCAGCAGCGTTCAGCATCGACAGCCAAGAACTTGGTTCGTAAAATCTGGAACCACCACAACCAAATCCAATCCCTCAGACGACCACCCTGTGATGTCTTCATTAATCATCGTTGCATCGATACCAAGAGGACCATCTCCGGGTTGCTCTTCGATCATCTTTCTAGACTCAGGCTCCATCCATTTTTGGATAGCAAGAACATGAGACCTGGTGACAAATTATTTGACAGCATTGATCGAGCTATCCATGAATGCAAAGTTGGGATTGCTGTGTTTTCGCCGCGTTATTGCGAGTCATACTTTTGCCTCCATGAATTGGCTTTGTTAATGGAGACAAAGAAAAGAGTTATACCTATATTTTGTGATGTCAAGCCATCTCAGCTTCATGTTAAGGATAACGGGCGTTGTCCTCCCAAAGAGCTGCAAAGGTTTGCCTATGCTCTTGAAGAGGCAAAGTACACCGTTGGACTTACATTTGACACCCTCGAAGG ggATTGGTCTAAATTCTTGACAACCGCTGCGGAGGCCGTCGTTCATAATTTGATCGAGGTGGATGGAGAAGAAACACACAAGGAGCGTAAATATTTTATGAAGAATTATTTCTGA
- the LOC7495252 gene encoding NAC transcription factor 25 — protein sequence MESTDSSSGSQHPQLPPGFRFHPTDEELVVHYLKKKVASVPLPVTIIAEIDLYKFDPWELPSKATFGEQEWYFFSPRDRKYPNGARPNRAATSGYWKATGTDKPILTSNGAQKVGVKKALVFYGGKPPKGIKTNWIMHEYRLINNNPSSKPPGDSANKKGGSLRLDDWVLCRIYKKNNPQRQMDQMEEDSMEGMFTTLPSTSSNKNPKHPSVSKPTGYASLLENEDTFFEGILTGDGMQNSSISQLPSSSSKPNMSMTSVSTNTLSEKRSLPYHQYWNETTGLPMGLANSSAKRFHGDLNSGITGTQEDNNSFVSLLNQFPQSTPLVHPSTLLGSLGDGVLRQTFQLSSLNWNS from the exons ATGGAGAGCACCGATTCATCGTCTGGGTCGCAGCACCCACAGCTGCCACCGGGGTTCAGGTTCCACCCTACTGATGAAGAGCTAGTGGTCCACTACCTAAAAAAGAAGGTTGCATCAGTTCCATTACCGGTTACAATTATAGCTGAGATTGATCTATACAAATTTGATCCATGGGAGCTACCAA GTAAGGCTACGTTTGGAGAGCAAGAGTGGTATTTTTTCAGTCCTAGAGACAGGAAATACCCCAACGGTGCAAGGCCTAATAGAGCTGCAACTTCAGGGTATTGGAAAGCTACTGGAACTGATAAGCCTATATTAACATCTAATGGAGCTCAAAAGGTTGGTGTCAAAAAGGCCCTGGTTTTTTATGGTGGTAAGCCACCAAAAGGGATTAAAACCAATTGGATTATGCATGAATATCGCCTTATCAATAACAATCCTAGCTCAAAACCTCCTGGTGATTCTGCCAACAAGAAAGGAGGCTCTTTAAGG CTTGATGACTGGGTTCTATGCCGGatttacaagaaaaacaacCCTCAAAGACAGATGGATCAAATGGAGGAGGATTCAATGGAGGGAATGTTTACTACACTGCCAAGTACTTCTagcaacaaaaatccaaaacaccCTTCAGTTTCAAAGCCTACAGGTTATGCTTCATTACTTGAGAATGAAGATACCTTCTTTGAAGGGATACTAACAGGAGATGGCATGCAAAACAGTTCCATTTCTCAATTACCATCTTCAAGCTCGAAGCCAAATATGTCCATGACCTCAGTCTCTACAAATACTCTTTCGGAAAAACGTTCCCTCCCTTATCATCAGTATTGGAATGAGACTACAGGATTACCAATGGGGCTGGCTAATTCATCAGCAAAGCGTTTTCATGGTGATCTTAATAGTGGCATTACTGGCACTCAAGAGGATAACAACTCCTTTGTTTCTTTGCTTAACCAGTTTCCACAGAGCACACCATTGGTTCACCCAAGCACTCTTCTTGGTTCTCTGGGCGATGGTGTTTTGAGACAAACCTTTCAACTTTCTAGCTTGAATTGGAACTCATAA